The Lysobacter capsici genome has a segment encoding these proteins:
- the dtd gene encoding D-aminoacyl-tRNA deacylase, which translates to MLSLIQRVTQASVVVDGETVGAIGPGLLALVGVEPGDGEPQIARMAERLLGYRVFADDAGRMNRGLADSGGGLLLVSQFTLAADTSSGMRPGFSTAAAPALAEPLFNRLVETCRQRHAGGVETGRFGAHMVVSLVNDGPVTFLLRA; encoded by the coding sequence ATGCTGAGCCTGATCCAGCGCGTGACCCAGGCCAGCGTGGTGGTCGACGGCGAAACCGTCGGCGCGATCGGCCCGGGGCTGTTGGCCCTGGTCGGGGTTGAACCGGGCGACGGCGAACCCCAGATCGCTCGCATGGCCGAACGCCTGCTCGGGTACCGGGTCTTCGCCGACGACGCCGGCCGCATGAATCGCGGCCTGGCCGACAGCGGCGGCGGGCTGCTGCTGGTCAGCCAGTTCACCCTGGCGGCCGACACCAGCAGCGGCATGCGTCCAGGCTTCAGTACCGCGGCCGCCCCGGCCCTGGCTGAACCGCTATTCAACCGTTTGGTCGAAACCTGCCGGCAACGTCATGCCGGGGGGGTGGAAACCGGCCGCTTCGGTGCCCATATGGTGGTCAGCCTGGTCAACGACGGTCCGGTGACCTTCCTGCTCCGCGCCTGA